The genome window CAAGATCGAACTATGGAACCCCTCGGCCTACGAAAAATTCCTGGGCGACAACAGCGACAACTACCAGGAACTGGTCAAACAGCTTTAAACCATTTCATCACATATAGGGAGATTTGAGATGAGGATTCAGGTTTTACCGGCCGGACAGAACGCTACTAAGCTTGAGGTCAACGGGATGATCAATCTCCAGGGTTTTTTCCAGATCGAGGAAGCTATTTTGAAGGTGATCAAGAGGAACTGCTTCAGGGTGGAGATGGACATGTCGCAGGTAAAACACATGGATTATCGGGGGGTGGAGATCCTTTTAAAGCGGGCCGAACGTCTGCGCAGCTACGGCGGCGACCTGATCCTGAGCGGCCTGTCCCCCTACCTGGTGAACATTCTGCGGATGGCCGGGGCGGCCGAATCCTTCGAGATCCTGGACAACGATGCTGCCGCCCAGGGCGATCTTTTCAAACGGCAGGAGAATCCGGACCTGGAGAATCCCCCGTTGTCGGCCGTGGCTTGAATTGCAAAAGCCGATCATGTCCCAGCCATTTTTACACCTACCGGTTCTTTTAAACCAGAGCATAGATCATCTTGATGTCCGGCCCGGGAGAAACTATTTGGACGGGACCCTGGGTGGAGGCGGACACAGCAAAAGAATATTGGAGAAAAGTTCGCCGGATGGAAAACTCATCGGGCTGGACCGCGACCCCGCGGCCCTGACGGCGGCCAGGGAAAATCTGATAATCTACGGCGACCGGGTTTTGTTCTTTGAGGGAAATTTTTCGGAGCTGGCGGAGATCATGGCCGGCATCTCCTTTGACATCCACGGGGTGCTGCTGGACCTGGGCGTCTCCTCTCCCCAGATCGACCGGCAGGAGCGGGGTTTCTCCTTCCAGGGCGACGGTCCGCTGGACATGCGGATGGGAAAATCGCCGCTGACGGCCGAGGAGGTCATAAATGAATACCAGCCGGCGGAACTAAAAAGGATCTTTTGGGAATACGGCCAGGAAAGGTTTTCCGGCAAGATAGCCCGGGCCATCGTAAAATCCAGAGAGATATCCAGAATAACAACCACCGGACAACTGACGGGAATCATCAAGAGCACCCGGCCGGAAATGCCGACCAAAACGCTTTCCCGCATATTTCAGGCCATAAGGATAGAGGTCAACGACGAGCTGGGTTCATTGAAAAAAGGCCTGCAGGCGGCGATCGACATCATGGTTCCCGGGGGAAGACTGGTGGTGCTGACCTACCATTCGCTGGAGGACGGGATGGTCAAGGATCTTTTCCGCCAGGCGGCCGATCCCTGCACCTGCCCCAAAGGATTGCCTTTCTGCGCCTGCGGCAAGAAGCCAATGATAAAAATACTTAACCGAAAGCCGGTACTGCCGGATGACGACGAGATCGTCCAGAATCCCAGGGCCCGAAGCGCCCATCTTAGAACAGCGGAAAAATTATGAGCAAATACTTACATAGAGGCGAATACCAGCCGGGCCGGAACAAGACCGGCTGGCTGATCGCGGCCATCTCCCTGGCCTTCTTTGCCGTGTTGTTCTGCTATGTCTGGCAGAAGATATATCTGGCCCGGCAGGTGGCGGCCATAGAATACTATCAGGAGGCCAACCGCAGAATCTCCGACCGGGTGAAGATGCTGACGGTGGAAAAACAGCAGTTATCATTCCGGGGCAGGATAGAGCAGGTGGCGATGGGCGGTCTGGGGCTGGCCTATCCCGAGAAGGAACAGATCGTGGCCATCATCCAGCCGCCCAGGGGACGGGACGAAGCCGGTTGGTCCTCCAACCTGGCCGGGATCTTCAATCCGGCATCAACCGCGTGGGGGCAGCAATGAGCCGGGGCCGGCTTACCATATTGGCGTTAGCCGGCCTGGTGATATGGTCCGTTATGTTTGGCCGTTTGGTCTGGCTGCAGGCAGTCAGGGGCGGCCATTATAAATATCTGGCCCAAAAACAGCACCAGCAGAGGATAGGGATCCTGCCGGAACGGGGGAGGATATATGATCGCTGCGGCCGGCCATTGGCACTGTCCTTTGATGGCCGGCGCTCCTATCCCTACGGTTCGATGGGGGCCCAGCTGCTGGGGTTCATCGGAGACGACGGCCGGGGCCTGGAGGGAATGGAGCTGCTGTACGACGATCTGCTGAGGGGGCAGAGCGGCTGGGCCATCAGGCAGCGAGACGCCACCGGCCGGACCCACGCCACCTTGGAATATGCCTCGTCCCCGGCCAAAGCCGGCCACAGCGTTTTTCTGACCATCGATGCCGAATATCAGGCCATAGCCGACCAGGAGCTGGACCGGGGGGCCAAATCAGCCCGGGCCGCCTCTGGCGCAGTGGTGATCTCCGACCCCGGCACCGGCGAGATACTGGCCATTGCCAGTTACCCCCCGTTCGACCCCAACCGCTTCAACAGCTATGGCCGGGAAACATATATCAACCGGGCGGTGCTGGAGCAGTTCGAGCCCGGCTCCACTTTCAAGATCATCACCATGGCGGCCGCAGTCGAGGAAGGGGTGACCGGACCGGAGGATATCATCGACGGTGAAAAGGGCCTCTTCAGCATCGGCGGATACAAGATCGGCGAGGCCGAGAAGCACAAATACGGCCCGATAACCGCCTCGGAGGCCATCGCCCATTCCAGCAATATCTGCCTGGTCAAGGTCGGCCAGGAATTGGGCAACGAGAAGCTCTACCAGTACGCCCGTTCCTTCGGCTTCGGATGCAAGACCGGAATTGAGTTCCCCGGAGAGACCGAGGGGGTGATGGAGAGGCCGGATAAATGGTCGGTGATCCAGGGCGCCAACATCAGCTTCGGCCAGGGGCTGTCGGTCAATGCCATTCAGCTGACGGCAGCCTATGCCGCCATCGCCAACGGGGGATTCCTGGTGAAACCGCGGCTGCTTAAGGGGTACGGGGAAAGCAGTGAGGCGGTGCCGGGATCCCAGCCGGCCGATACCCTCCGCCGGGTGATATCCCGGGAGACCTCCAGAAAACTGGTGGCCATGCTGGAACAGTGCGTGGATAATGGCACCGGGCAGCCGGCGGCCATCAACGGCTGGAAGATCGCCGGCAAGACCGGCACCGCCCAGAAGAAGGCCCAGGGTCGCAAGGGTTATGACCGGGACAAATATATCGCCTCTTTCATCGGCTTTATTCCGGCGGAGTCACCCCGGCTGGTGGTGACGGTGATAATCAACGAGCCGCACGGCAGGGTATATGGCGGCCAGGTGGCGGCGCCCGTCTGCCGCAGCATAATGAAGCGGATCATCAGCCTGCCCGGAGGTTTCGCCCAGGACCTGATGGCCAACAATGCGGGGATAAATACGAAATTGTGATGAAGACAGCCGAGCTAATAAAATCCTGCCCCGATCAGATCATCTCCCGGTCAACCCTGCCGGAGGATATGGAGATCAGCGGGATGCATTATGATTCCCGGAAGATAGCCAAGGGAAATCTGTTCTTCGCCATCTCCGGCTATCAATCCGACGGCAACCAGTTCGTGGGGCAGGCCCTGGCCAACGGGGCCGGCCTGGTCGTCAGCGAGAACAATAAAATAGCGGACGATATTCCCTGGATCAAAGTGGCCAATTGCCGCCGGGCCATGGCCCTGATGTCGGCCGCTTATCTGGGCCGGCCGGCGGACCGGCTGGACATGATCGCGGTGACCGGCACCGCCGGGAAGACCACCACCACCTATCTGTTGCGCTCCATCATGAAAGAGGCCGGCCGGAAGACCGGCCTTCTGGGCACCATCAACTACTGGATACTGGACCAAAAATTCTCGGCCCCCAACACCACCCCGGAATCGCTGGACCTCCAGGATCTGCTGTCCCGGATGGTCAGCGCCGGGGCCGATACCGCCATCATGGAGGCCTCGTCGCACGGCATCGAACTGGACCGGGTGGCCGGCATAAATTTCTCCACCGCGGTGTTCACCAATTTCTCCCAGGACCACCTGGATTTTCACCGGGACATGGAAAGCTACCTGAGATCCAAACTAAAGCTTTTCCAGAACCTGTGGGAAGGGGCCACGGCGGTGATCAACCGGGACGATCCGGCGGCCGGCCGGGTGCGGGAAGCGGTCAGAACCAAAACCCTGACCTTCGGAATAGACAGCCAGTCTGATGTCATGGCTGATAAAATTACCAACACTCCCCAGGGCTCAAAGTTTAGATTAAAAGCCGGCGATCGGTCGGTAGAAGTAAACCTGGCTATAGCCGGCCGGCATAATATCTACAACGCCCTGGCGGCTTCGGCCGCCGCCCTGAGCCGGGGCCTAGCCCTGGGGGACATCCAAGCCGGACTGGAAAAGGTCGATAGCGTGGCCGGGAGATTCGAGCCGGTGAACCTGGGCCAGGATTTTTCAGTGATAGTGGATTATGCCCATACTCCCCAGGAATTGGAACACCTCCTGAATGCAGCCCGGGAGCTTAATCCCCGAAGGATCATAACCGTTTTCGGCTGCGGAGGCGACCGCGATCGCAGCAAGCGCCTCCTGATGGGCAGGGCGGTGGCCAGGAATTCCGACATCGTGGTGCTTACCTCGGACAACCCGCGAACCGAGGACCCGGGCCAGATCATCAACGATATCCTGCCCGGCCTGTCCGGCCGGGAATATATCCTGTTCCCCGACCGCAAGGAGGCCATATGCAAATCCATCGAACTGGCCCGAAAAGGCGACATGGTGATCATCGCCGGCAAGGGCCACGAGGATTACCAGATACTGGGCACCGCCAAGATCCATTTTGACGACCGGGAGATAGCCGGGGAAGCCCTGAAACAAAGGCTGGGTGTCTAATGGAGGGCATGCACCTGTCGGAGATAGCCCGAGCGGTGGGCGGGAACCTTTCCGGCCCGGATGGCCTGGCCCAGGGGGTCAGCATCGACTCCCGCACCATTAAACCGGGGGAGCTGTTCGTAGCCATAAAAGGACCCAATTTCGACGGACAGGGATTTGCCGCCCAGGCGGTCAGAAGCGGGGCCTCCGGGGTCATGGCCTCCGGGAACATAGACTGGAAAGGCGAAAAAGAGTCCGGGCTGATAAAGGTGTCCGACACCCTTCGGGCGCTGAAGGAGTTGGCGTATTTTTATCGGAAAAAATATCATCCCAAAATGATAGGCATCACCGGCACCAATGGCAAGACCTCGGTCAAGGAGATGACGGCGGCCATACTTTCCGCCAGATACCAGGTCCTCAAGAATCAGGGGAACCTGAACAACCAGTATGGCATCCCGCTGTCGCTGTTCAAGCTCACCGGAGAACACCAGATCGGGGTGATGGAGCTGGGGATGAGCGCCCTGGGCGAGATAGCCGACCTGTGCCGCCTGGTGGAGCCGGAGGTCGGGATAATAACCAACGTGGGCGAGGGCCATACCCTGTACCTGAAAGACCTGCCAACGGTGGGCCGGGCCAAGGGCGAATTATTGGAGGCCCTTCCCAAAGGAGGGCTGGCGGTGGTCAACGGCGATGATGCCAACCTGATGTCCCAGACCGCCAGAACCCGGGCCAAAATAATAAAATTCGGGCTGGGAGATGATTGCCATTACAGGGCCGAACAGATAACCTGCCGCCCGGAGGGGACCTGCTTCATAGTGAACGGACAACAGGTCATCATCAGGCAGCCGGGACTGCACAATGTTTATAATTGCCTGGCGGCCCTGGCTGCCGGGGAGGCCCTGGGGGTGGATGTCAAAAGCGCCGCCGAAAGGCTGGCCGGGCAGGAACCAACCCCCATGCGATTGGAGATAATACCGGCCGGCAGATTCACCATTATCAACGATGCCTATAATGCCAATCCGCCTTCGATGAGGGCGGCTCTCAAGGTGCTGGGTTCAATGGATGCCTCCCGCCGGAAGGTGGCCATCCTGGGTGAGATGCTGGAGTTGGGTGAGATCGAAAAACCCAGGCACCACGATATCGGGGTTTTGGCGGCAGAGAATTCCGACCTGGTGGTGGCGGTGGGGCCGCTGGGGGAACACATTCATCTGGGGGCCTCCGGCCTGAAGAATAACAGCCGCCATTATCAGGATAACGCCGCTTTGATAGCCGAGCTGGGAACCATCTTGAAAAAGGGCGATGTGATCCTGGTAAAGGCCTCCCGTAGCCGTCATTTCGAGGAGATCGTCAACGCCATAAAAGGATTATCGTAGATGCTGTATCTGCTGTTATACCCATTGGCCGATAAGATCCACTTCTTCAATTTGTTCCGCTACATCACTTTTCGCTCGGCCTATGCCTTGGTGACGGCACTGCTGATATCCTTTCTGATCGGACCCTACATGATCCGATGGCTAAAAAAACTCGGCATCGGCGACACCGGCCGGGAGGATGCCCCGGACCATCATAGAAAAAAGGCCGGCACCCCCACCATGGGCGGGCTGATAATCCTGGCGGCCATAATGATCCCGGTGCTGCTGTGGGCCGACCTGAGCAACCGTTATATCCAGATAGCCTCGCTGGCCACCCTGTGCCTGGGGGCCATCGGTTTCAGCGACGATTATCTGAAGGTTATCAAGAAACAGCCCAAGGGCCTGGTGGGCAGGAAAAAGCTGGCGGGACAGATCATCCTGTCGCTGGTGATAGGGGCCATCCTGGTCATCTATCCTCTGAACCCGGAGTTCGCCACCAAGACCAATTTTCTGTTCTTTAAAAACATCTTCGTCGATCTGGCCTGGTGGTTGTTCATTCCCTTTGTGGTGGTGGTCATCGTGGGGACCTCCAATGCCGTCAACCTGACCGACGGGCTGGACGGCCTGGCCATCGGAGTGGTGCTGTTCGCCGCTGCGGCCTATGCCGTGATGTGTTATTTTGCCGGGAATTACAAGCTGGCCAGTTACCTCAACATCATCTTCATGAAGGGATCGGGAGAGCTGACCGTATTCTGCGCCTCCATGGTCGGGGCGGCGCTGGGCTTTTTGTGGTACAATGCCCACCCGGCCGAGATCATGATGGGCGATACCGGCTCACTGGCCCTGGGCGGGGCCATAGGTACCACCGCCGTGCTGATAAAACAGGAGATACTGCTGTTGATCGTGGGCGGGGTATTCGTGATGGAGGCCCTGTCGGTGATCCTGCAGGTAGCTTCCTTTAAGCTGACCGGCAAGCGGATCTTCAAAATGGCCCCCATTCATCATCATTTTACCCTGCAGGGCTGGAGCGAGGAAAAGATAGTCACCCGATTCTGGATAATAGCCCTGATCTGCGCCCTGGTGGCCCTGAGCACCCTGAAGATAAGATAGAATGAAGCTCGATCTGGCAAATAAAAAAGTTTCGGTGGTCGGCCTGGCCCGCAGCGGGATGGCGGCGGTAGGGCTTTTGAAAAAATCCGGGGCGGATGTCTTTGCCTCCGATTTCAAAAGCATTGCCCCCGAAGAGCTGAAAGAGCTGGACGGTATGGGCGTGGCCCATGAAACAGGAGGGCACACCGAAAAACTGCTCGACAGTCAGATGATAGTGATCAGCCCCGGGGTCCGGGCCGATATTCCAATTTTACAGAGGGCCGCCAGGATGGGCATCGAAGTGATAGGTGAAATCGAGCTGGCTTATCGGGCCATCGAATCCCGGATCATCGCAGTCACCGGCACCAATGGCAAATCCACCACCGTCTCCATGATCGGCAGTATCCTGAAAAATGCTGGAAAGGATGTGCATATCGGCG of Candidatus Edwardsbacteria bacterium RifOxyA12_full_54_48 contains these proteins:
- a CDS encoding UDP-N-acetylmuramoyl-L-alanyl-D-glutamate--2,6-diaminopimelate ligase — encoded protein: MKTAELIKSCPDQIISRSTLPEDMEISGMHYDSRKIAKGNLFFAISGYQSDGNQFVGQALANGAGLVVSENNKIADDIPWIKVANCRRAMALMSAAYLGRPADRLDMIAVTGTAGKTTTTYLLRSIMKEAGRKTGLLGTINYWILDQKFSAPNTTPESLDLQDLLSRMVSAGADTAIMEASSHGIELDRVAGINFSTAVFTNFSQDHLDFHRDMESYLRSKLKLFQNLWEGATAVINRDDPAAGRVREAVRTKTLTFGIDSQSDVMADKITNTPQGSKFRLKAGDRSVEVNLAIAGRHNIYNALAASAAALSRGLALGDIQAGLEKVDSVAGRFEPVNLGQDFSVIVDYAHTPQELEHLLNAARELNPRRIITVFGCGGDRDRSKRLLMGRAVARNSDIVVLTSDNPRTEDPGQIINDILPGLSGREYILFPDRKEAICKSIELARKGDMVIIAGKGHEDYQILGTAKIHFDDREIAGEALKQRLGV
- a CDS encoding 16S rRNA (cytosine(1402)-N(4))-methyltransferase, with amino-acid sequence MSQPFLHLPVLLNQSIDHLDVRPGRNYLDGTLGGGGHSKRILEKSSPDGKLIGLDRDPAALTAARENLIIYGDRVLFFEGNFSELAEIMAGISFDIHGVLLDLGVSSPQIDRQERGFSFQGDGPLDMRMGKSPLTAEEVINEYQPAELKRIFWEYGQERFSGKIARAIVKSREISRITTTGQLTGIIKSTRPEMPTKTLSRIFQAIRIEVNDELGSLKKGLQAAIDIMVPGGRLVVLTYHSLEDGMVKDLFRQAADPCTCPKGLPFCACGKKPMIKILNRKPVLPDDDEIVQNPRARSAHLRTAEKL
- a CDS encoding phospho-N-acetylmuramoyl-pentapeptide-transferase, which gives rise to MLYLLLYPLADKIHFFNLFRYITFRSAYALVTALLISFLIGPYMIRWLKKLGIGDTGREDAPDHHRKKAGTPTMGGLIILAAIMIPVLLWADLSNRYIQIASLATLCLGAIGFSDDYLKVIKKQPKGLVGRKKLAGQIILSLVIGAILVIYPLNPEFATKTNFLFFKNIFVDLAWWLFIPFVVVVIVGTSNAVNLTDGLDGLAIGVVLFAAAAYAVMCYFAGNYKLASYLNIIFMKGSGELTVFCASMVGAALGFLWYNAHPAEIMMGDTGSLALGGAIGTTAVLIKQEILLLIVGGVFVMEALSVILQVASFKLTGKRIFKMAPIHHHFTLQGWSEEKIVTRFWIIALICALVALSTLKIR